In a genomic window of Bemisia tabaci chromosome 1, PGI_BMITA_v3:
- the LOC109034069 gene encoding transmembrane protein 203 isoform X1, with product MFFSIKELSFWLGVTVFELWVNILGLLGFSVLLAFRLENMQITSQPPSLNDWWAVFLPLFIADIINAYFCTIVFIRMYIKGLYKGAILRACRSFTFLFLLFLAQFFICRKLTGMSNLDSSETMAPVFVILQLLAVKACQIH from the coding sequence ATGTTCTTTTCCATCAAAGAGCTTTCTTTTTGGCTCGGTGTGACAGTATTCGAACTGTGGGTCAATATTCTTGGTTTGCTAGGTTTTTCTGTCCTTCTAGCATTCCGACTGGAAAACATGCAGATCACAAGTCAGCCTCCATCTCTAAACGACTGGTGGGCTGTTTTTCTACCCTTATTCATAGCTGATATCATTAATGCTTACTTTTGTACCATCGTTTTTATTCGGATGTACATCAAAGGCCTGTACAAAGGTGCTATACTTCGCGCATGTCGCTCATTTACCTTTTTATTTCTACTGTTTTTGGCTCAATTTTTCATCTGCAGAAAACTAACAGGTATGTCAAATTTAGATTCATCCGAAACAATGGCACCTGTTTTTGTTATTCTGCAATTATTGGCTGTTAAAGCTTGTCAAATACATTGA
- the aPKC gene encoding atypical protein kinase C yields the protein MRIKMNEEIRVKTVYSGEVIVSYINSVIKYEELQNHMEDICHLAKGQPFTMKWVDEEGDPCIISTQIELDEAIRLYEVNKDSELTIHVFPNVPPLPGLPCQGEDRSIYRRGARRWRKYYMVNGHTFQPKRFNKGALCAYCLDRIWGLGRQGFKCLECKLMIHKKCHKFVKKPCSHEAVEPSSKPEDANGDSPVIQSNAAMKHLDAVVNNVSNNDHFDLPIDAANKIEDENVDAGAERQYAYSLADFELIRVIGRGSYAKVLMVELKKTRRIYAMKVIHKALVTDDEDIDWVQTEKHVFETASNHPFLVGLHSCFQTPSRLFFVIEFVRGGDLMFHMQRQRRLPEHHARFYAAEISLALNFLHKKGIIYRDLKLDNVLLDHEGHIKLTDYGMCKEGIRPGDKTSTFCGTPNYIAPEILRGEDYDFSVDWWALGVLLFEMLAGRSPFDISGASDIPDQNTEDFLFQVILEKTIRIPRSLSVKAASVLKGFLNKNPACRLGCMPGASFADIVDHPFFRGIDFVMLEEKQVTPPYKPRLESDRDLANFPPEFTDEPVHLTPDETRVIEKIDQTEFEGFEYVNPLLMSMEDCV from the exons ATGCGAATAAAAATGAACGAAGAAATTCGAGTTAAAACTGTTTATAGTGG GGAAGTTATTGTTTCCTATATAAATTCAGTAATCAAGTATGAAGAGCTCCAAAACCACATGGAGGACATTTGTCATCTGGCCAAAGGTCAACCATTTACTATGAAATGGGTGGATGAAGAAG GTGATCCGTGCATTATATCCACTCAAATTGAACTTGATGAGGCAATTAGATTGTACGAAGTGAACAAGGATTCAGAACTTACCATACACG TATTTCCCAACGTTCCACCACTACCGGGTTTGCCCTGTCAAGGCGAAGACA GGAGTATTTACAGACGAGGAGCACGGAGATGGAGGAAGTATTATATGGTCAATGGGCATACTTTTCAGCCTAAAAGATTCAACAAA GGAGCTTTGTGCGCATATTGTCTGGATAGGATTTGGGGTCTCGGACGGCAAGGATTCAAGTGCCTTGAATGCAAACTGATGATACACAAAAAATGCCACAAGTTTGTGAAGAAGCCTTGTTCGCATGAGGCTGTTGAGCCAAGCTCCAAACCTGAAGATGCAAACGGCGACTCGCCAGTCATTCAAA GTAATGCAGCCATGAAACACTTAGATGCAGTGGTGAATAATGTCAGCAACAATGACCACTTCGATCTACCCATTGATGCTGCCAACAAAA TTGAAGATGAAAATGTAGATGCTGGTGCTGAAAGACAATATGCATACTCATTGGCTGACTTCGAGCTTATCAGAGTTATTGGACGTGGTAGTTATGCTAAAGTATTAATGGTCGAGCTAAAGAAAACACGGCGAATTTATGCCATGAAAGTTATCCACAAAGCTTTAGTAACAGACGATGag GATATCGACTGGGTTCAAACAGAGAAGCACGTTTTTGAGACTGCATCCAATCATCCGTTCTTAGTAGGGCTTCACTCTTGTTTCCAAACCCCAAGCCGATTGTTTTTCGTCATTGAGTTTGTTCGCGGTGGTGATTTAATGTTCCATATGCAGCGACAAAGGCGTCTGCCGGAGCACCATGCTAGATTTTATGCTGCAGAAATTAGTTTGGCCTTGAATTTCCTCCATAAAAAAG GTATCATATATAGAGATTTAAAATTAGATAATGTGCTGCTAGATCATGAAGGTCACATTAAATTGACAGATTATGGTATGTGCAAAGAGGGCATCCGACCTGGTGACAAAACATCTACATTCTGTGGTACACCTAACTACATCGCACCTGAAATTTTACGGGGCGAAGATTATGATTTCAG tgttgattgGTGGGCCCTAGGAGTCCTTCTTTTTGAGATGTTGGCAGGTAGAAGTCCATTTGATATTTCTGGTGCATCGGACATTCCTGATCAAAATACTGAAGACTTTTTGTTCCAAG TAATATTGGAAAAAACGATCCGAATACCAAGATCATTATCAGTGAAAGCAGCATCTGTGCTCAAAGGCTTCCTAAATAAGAACCCAGCATGCAGGTTAGGATGCATGCCGGGAGCGAGTTTTGCTGATATTGTAGATCATCCGTTCTTCAGAGGCATAGACTTTGTCATG CTGGAGGAAAAGCAGGTGACTCCTCCGTACAAGCCGCGATTAGAGTCAGATCGCGATCTGGCAAATTTCCCACCAGAGTTCACAGATGAGCCAGTTCACCTAACTCCAGATGAAAC GCGCGTCATTGAGAAGATTGATCAAACCGAATTTGAAGGGTTTGAGTATGTTAACCCTTTACTGATGTCCATGGAAGACTGTGTGTAA
- the LOC109034069 gene encoding ribonuclease P protein subunit p20 isoform X2: MDHARKKRPPPRGEKKENEFYVTNKSDFKGQLSKCEKLLSSENSFVILHGLGHAVLRTISLALELQRTHYDTLEIHVNTSTIDLVDDLEPLNDESEYEVQTRQNSAVHILIKSTVKSKDKK, encoded by the exons ATGGATCATGCGAGGAAGAAGCGCCCACCACCCagaggagagaagaaagaaaatgaattttatgtGACCAATAAGTCCGATTTTAAA GGTCAGCTTTCCAAGTGTGAGAAGTTACTGTCATCTGAGAACTCGTTTGTCATCCTCCATGGTTTAGGACATGCAGTTTTGAGAACTATAAGCTTAGCTCTTGAACTCCAGCGTACTCATTACGATACACTAGAGATTCATGTGAACACATCAACCATAGATTTAGTTG ATGATCTGGAGCCGTTGAATGATGAATCAGAGTACGAAGTCCAAACACGACAGAACTCAGCCGTTCACATCCTCATCAAATCCACAGTTAAAAGTAAAGATAAAAAGTAG